The Ketobacter sp. MCCC 1A13808 DNA segment GGATCGACGGCTTTCACCGCTTCCACGAACTTGCGTCGGGCGTGATCCTTTATGCCCTTTGGGTGCAGCAGCCAATGCGTTGTAATTGGTTTTTCTGACAGATTCTCGCGTAGCCGGAATAGCCATCTGCTTGCAGAATGCCCTTAAAATCCGCAAGTAGTCGTTCCGGGACCGCCCCGGCACGGGAGGGGTCGTATTCAAACAGCACCGAGGGTTGATCCGGTGGACCACCGCAGGTCACCCACATCCATCTGTCGGATAAAACACTGAAGCCATTTTCCTTGAGTACTTGGATCCGGGTTTCATCGGCGTTGATATATCGGCCCTGATTTTGGCTCTCTCGCATCAGGATTATCAGGGGTTTGAACACCTCATCCAGACGGATGATCCAATTGGCCATGTTGGTGTGGCTGACGGGATTGCCGTAACGTTTTAAAATACCTTCGAGTCGATACAGGGGCAAGCCATCGGCGTATTTGGCCACGATGATGAAAGCCAGTAAAGAAGTATGGGCGAAGCATTTCCAGTGCGGGGCGCAGATAGCGCGGTCTCATAGTTGTTCCAGAATGCCGCGCAACAAACTGACGTTGGTTTCATTCACGCCCTCAATCAGGATGCCTCCGGGCAGCGTGACCGTGAGACCATCTGGAGCGGCAACCGTTGGCGGCGATTTTACTTTTATAAAGGGGCTCTGCGCGGGTGTCTTGGAAGCGGACTTGAACAGTTTGCGTTTCCAGAAATTTGTGATAAGTCAGGCCACGGCGCTTGCAAAACTCAGCACCGCTCAGCTCGGATCGTTTCCAGGCAGTCATCAACTTCGGCCAATCCTGAACTGCGGTATCGGGTGATTCATTGGGTTTCATCCTGTTCTCCGTATTGAAATAAATACAGGAACAGTGTTTCAGGCGCTGAGATTAATTAATAGATGCTGTTTTAT contains these protein-coding regions:
- the tnpA gene encoding IS66 family insertion sequence element accessory protein TnpA; its protein translation is MKPNESPDTAVQDWPKLMTAWKRSELSGAEFCKRRGLTYHKFLETQTVQVRFQDTRAEPLYKSKIAANGCRSRWSHGHAARRHPD